The bacterium genome includes a region encoding these proteins:
- the lexA gene encoding transcriptional repressor LexA, producing the protein MGRRQGLTDRQQQILDYLVREVQDKGYAPSVREIGDALGLKSPSTVHQHLVALEQKGCIRRHGERMRALEVVDKALIQTGDSVPLPLIGRVSAGAPILADEHVEEHVEVPRHLLGDARGCFLLRVRGDSMNGAGIISGDLVIVRKQSVAAPGEIVVALLGDEATVKTLALDEGRPLLMPANPAYRPIREEFQIVGRVIGLIRAYQGVHGWS; encoded by the coding sequence ATGGGAAGAAGGCAGGGCCTCACGGATCGGCAGCAGCAGATCCTGGACTACCTCGTCAGAGAGGTCCAGGACAAGGGATATGCGCCGTCTGTTCGGGAGATCGGTGATGCGCTCGGCCTGAAGTCACCGTCCACCGTCCACCAACACCTCGTGGCCCTTGAACAGAAGGGGTGTATCAGGCGCCACGGCGAGCGGATGCGCGCCCTGGAAGTAGTCGACAAGGCACTCATCCAGACCGGTGACAGCGTCCCCCTCCCGCTCATCGGCCGCGTGTCGGCCGGGGCGCCAATTCTGGCCGACGAACATGTCGAAGAGCACGTCGAAGTACCGCGTCACCTCCTCGGTGACGCTCGAGGATGTTTCTTGCTGCGCGTACGTGGGGATAGCATGAATGGGGCCGGGATCATCTCCGGCGACCTGGTCATCGTCAGGAAACAGTCGGTCGCCGCACCGGGAGAGATCGTGGTCGCTCTCCTGGGGGACGAAGCAACGGTGAAGACGCTGGCACTCGATGAAGGCCGGCCCCTGCTCATGCCCGCAAACCCTGCGTACCGACCCATCCGCGAGGAATTTCAAATCGTCGGGCGGGTCATCGGGCTCATCCGAGCCTACCAGGGGGTGCACGGATGGTCGTAA